Proteins encoded within one genomic window of Arachis ipaensis cultivar K30076 chromosome B08, Araip1.1, whole genome shotgun sequence:
- the LOC107611252 gene encoding uncharacterized protein LOC107611252 has protein sequence MEMMAKRIDGLQVAAVNTTSQPSSGWGQGEEVSEKCNDEQQSKQVQYMHNTSRSSQNDFHGDTYNSSWRNHPNLREECKALQLRSGKTVGNDKGANKKQAEEDKNDQESFKKEEESQASKKGKQVMEEQPQEKKKGEVKPYAPKLPYPQMLHKEMRDQQFPKFLEIFRKLEINIPLAEALEQIPLYAKFLKELITKKKSWHEKETVILTQECSAIIQKGLPPKLKDPGSFLIPCTIGNMAIDKALCDLGASINLMPLAMMKKLMIEEVKSTRMSLQLADRSLKIPNGVVENLLVKVRKFIFPADFVILDMDEEGNNSIILGRPFLGTARAIIDVEKGEMVLRVHEGQMVINVFKAM, from the exons ATGGAGATGATGGCAAAGAGAATAGATGGACTCCAAGTGGCTGCAGTAAACACAACAAGTCAACCTTCAAGTGGATGGGGCCAAGGTGAAGAAGTTTCCGAGAAATGCAATGACGAGCAACAATCAAAGCAAGTCCAGTATATGCACAACACCTCAAGATCTTCTCAAAATGACTtccatggtgatacatacaattcatcatggaggaatcatcccaaTTTGAG GGAGGAATGTAAAGCGTTGcagctaaggagtggaaagactgTGGGGAATGACAAAGGTGCTAACAAGAAACAAGCAGAAGAGGACAAGAATGATCAAGAAAGTTTCAAGAAGGAGGAGGAATcacaagcttcaaagaagggaaagcaaGTTATGGAAGAGCAACcacaagagaaaaaaaagggagaagTGAAGCCTTATGCACCCAAACTCCCTTACCCACAGATGCTGCACAAGGAAATGAGGGATCAACAGTTCCCTAAATTCTTGGAAATCTTTAGGAAATTGGAGATTAATATTCCATTGGCTGAAGCTTTGGAGCAAATACCATtatatgcaaagtttcttaaaGAATTAATTACTAAGAAGAAAAGCTGGCATGAGAAAGAAACTGTGATTCTTACCCAGGAGTGTAGTGCAATCATTCAAAAGGGacttccaccaaaactcaaagatccaggaagcttcctTATCCCATGCACTATTGGGAACATGGCTATTGACAAAgcactctgtgacctgggagcaagtaTTAATCTAATGCCTCTTGCCATGATGAAAAAATTGATGATAGAAGAGGTTAAGTCTACAAGGATGTCACTACAACTTGCTGACAGATCCCTCAAAATACCAAATGGAGTGGTGGAGAACTTACTGGTGAAAGTTAGAAAGTTCATTTTTCCAGCTGATTTTGTGATCTTGGATATGGATGAGGAAGGGAATAACtcaatcatccttggaagaccttttttGGGCACTGCCAGGGCAATCATTGATGTTGAGAAAGGAGAAATGGTTCTCAGGGTGCATGAGGGACAAATGGTTATCAATGTTTTCAAAGCAATGTAA